In the genome of Streptacidiphilus rugosus AM-16, the window CAGCGTCATGCCCTCCTGGTGGCGCTGCTCCAGGTAGGTGGCGATGGACTCGGAGCTGCCGCCGACGGCGACGGTGCCGTGCTCGTCGACCACCGAGCCGTCCGGGGTGAGCCGGTAGATCTGGTCGTCCCCCGGGGTCCGACCGACCTCGGCCACCACCAGCTCGACCTCGTAGGGCTTCTCCCCGGTGGAGGAGAAGATGGTGCCCAGCGTCTGCGCGTAGACGTTGGCCAGGCCGCGCGCGTTGACGTCGGCCCGGTCGTAGGAGTACCCGCGCAGGTCGGCGTAACGGACGCCGCCGATGCGGAGGTTCTCGAACTCGTTGTAGCGGCCGACGGCGGCGAAGGCGATCCGGTCGTAGATCTCCGAGACCTTGTGCAGCGCGCGGGAGGTGTTCTCCGCGACGAAGACGATGCCGTCGGTGTAGGTGAGCACGACCACGCTGCGCCCGCGCGCGATGCCCTTGCGGGCGTACTCGGCACGGTCGGCCATGGCCTGCTGGGGTGAGACGTAGAACGGCGTCGACACCGGCGGTCGCCCCTTTTCTGCTTGTCGTTCGGTGAGGTGAGTGGGGGTCAGAGCAGCGGGGCCTGCGGCCCGTCCGGCTGCTCGAGCCGGTGGCCGAGGACCGTCTTGGCCACCTCGCCGACCTCGTCGTCGGCCAGGCGCCTGAAGCCCTCGTCGGTGATCACGGAGACGATCGGGAAGATCCGGCGCGTCAGGTCGGGCCCACCGGTGGCGGAGTCGTCGTCGGCGGCGTCGTAGAGCGCCTGGACGACCACGATGGCCGCCTGCTCGGCGGAGAGGTCGTGCCGGTAGAGCTTCTTCATCGAGCCCTTGGCGAAGAGCGAGCCCGAGCCGGTCGCCGCGAAGCCGGTCTCCTCGGAACGGCCGCCGGTGACGTCGTAGGTGAAGATCCGGCCCTTGCCCTGGTCCAGGTCGTAGCCGGCGAAGAGCGGCACCACGGCCAGGCCCTGCATCGCCATGCCCAGGTTGCCCCGGATCATCGTGGTGAGGCGGTTGGCCTTGCCCTCCAGGGAGAGCGAGGTGCCCTCGATCTTCTCGTAGTGCTCCAGCTCCAGCTGGAACAGGCGCACCATCTCGACCGCGAGACCGGCGGTGCCGGCGATGCCGACCGCGGAGTACTCGTCGGCGGGGAAGACCTTCTCGATGTCGCG includes:
- the prcB gene encoding proteasome subunit beta; this encodes METSLNSTGRLPAAFLTPGSSSFIEFLADHQPELLPGRRTLPVGMAPIEAPHGTTIVSATFDGGVVIAGDRRATMGNIIAQRDIEKVFPADEYSAVGIAGTAGLAVEMVRLFQLELEHYEKIEGTSLSLEGKANRLTTMIRGNLGMAMQGLAVVPLFAGYDLDQGKGRIFTYDVTGGRSEETGFAATGSGSLFAKGSMKKLYRHDLSAEQAAIVVVQALYDAADDDSATGGPDLTRRIFPIVSVITDEGFRRLADDEVGEVAKTVLGHRLEQPDGPQAPLL
- the prcA gene encoding proteasome subunit alpha, translated to MSTPFYVSPQQAMADRAEYARKGIARGRSVVVLTYTDGIVFVAENTSRALHKVSEIYDRIAFAAVGRYNEFENLRIGGVRYADLRGYSYDRADVNARGLANVYAQTLGTIFSSTGEKPYEVELVVAEVGRTPGDDQIYRLTPDGSVVDEHGTVAVGGSSESIATYLEQRHQEGMTLPEALKLAVDGLARDPNGGAARTLTPDQLEVAVLDRGRWQQRKFKRLLGTQLGRLLEGDASAAIDNDETEPPPSGAPSAGKS